A stretch of the Mycobacterium shigaense genome encodes the following:
- a CDS encoding sigma-70 family RNA polymerase sigma factor, with amino-acid sequence MTSTQVSEFEALRPHLLAVAYRLTGTVADAEDIVQEAWLRWQTQTKAIADLRAWLTTVVSRLGLDKLRSAAHRRETYTGNWLPEPVVTGLSPSQGADPLAAVVAREDARFAVMVVLERLSPDQRVAFVLHDGFSVPFAEVAEVLGINEAAARQLASRARKAVAQEAPTHPDPSHNEVVGKLMAAMAAGDMPGVIALLHPDVMLTGDANGKAPTAINVMHGADKVARFLFGLASRYGPAMFTSYELGLVNGELGAYSAGTPGTEVYREMMPRIMALTVCDGKVRALWDVANPEKFTGSPLRSG; translated from the coding sequence ATGACCTCAACGCAGGTCAGCGAGTTCGAAGCGCTGCGACCGCATCTGTTGGCGGTGGCCTACCGGCTGACCGGCACCGTGGCCGACGCCGAGGACATCGTCCAGGAGGCGTGGCTGCGCTGGCAGACCCAGACCAAGGCGATCGCCGATCTTCGGGCCTGGCTGACGACCGTGGTGAGCCGGCTCGGGCTGGACAAGCTGCGGTCGGCGGCGCACCGCCGCGAGACCTATACCGGCAACTGGTTGCCCGAGCCGGTGGTGACCGGCCTGTCACCTTCTCAGGGCGCCGATCCGCTGGCGGCCGTGGTGGCCCGCGAGGACGCCCGGTTCGCGGTGATGGTGGTGTTGGAGCGATTGTCGCCCGATCAGCGGGTCGCGTTCGTGTTGCACGACGGGTTCTCGGTGCCGTTCGCGGAAGTCGCCGAGGTGCTGGGAATCAACGAGGCGGCGGCCCGGCAGCTGGCCTCGCGGGCCCGTAAGGCCGTCGCGCAGGAGGCTCCGACGCACCCCGATCCGTCGCACAACGAGGTGGTCGGCAAGTTGATGGCCGCGATGGCCGCCGGCGACATGCCGGGCGTGATTGCGCTGCTGCACCCAGACGTGATGCTGACCGGCGATGCGAATGGCAAGGCGCCCACGGCAATCAACGTCATGCACGGTGCGGACAAGGTGGCCCGATTCCTGTTCGGGTTGGCCTCGCGCTACGGCCCGGCGATGTTCACCTCCTACGAACTGGGGCTGGTCAACGGCGAACTGGGCGCCTATTCGGCCGGCACGCCCGGCACCGAGGTCTATCGCGAGATGATGCCGCGGATCATGGCCTTGACGGTGTGCGACGGAAAGGTCCGCGCCCTATGGGATGTCGCCAACCCCGAGAAATTCACGGGTTCCCCGCTGCGTTCCGGTTAG
- a CDS encoding carboxymuconolactone decarboxylase family protein, with translation MTVKTRIEPLPPARTGLLTRVMYRLAKRRYGQVPEPFAVAAHHRGLLIAGALHETMAERASRTLPVSVRELAVYWTARSIGCSWCVDFGCMLQRLDGLDIQRLADIDNYSASTAFSDDERAAIAYADAMTTDPHTVTDQQIADLKARFGEAGVIELTYQIGLENMRARMNSALGITEQGFNSGDACRIPWAGGGSPRVPNRNAAGNP, from the coding sequence ATGACAGTGAAAACACGCATCGAACCCCTGCCCCCGGCGCGCACCGGCCTGCTGACCCGGGTCATGTACCGCCTCGCCAAGCGGCGCTACGGCCAGGTCCCGGAACCGTTCGCCGTTGCCGCGCACCATCGCGGTCTGTTGATCGCCGGCGCCTTGCACGAGACCATGGCCGAGCGGGCGTCGCGGACGCTGCCGGTCAGCGTGCGCGAGCTGGCGGTGTACTGGACCGCGCGCTCGATCGGCTGCTCGTGGTGCGTCGACTTCGGCTGCATGCTGCAACGCCTCGACGGCCTCGACATCCAGCGCCTGGCGGATATCGACAACTATTCCGCTTCAACGGCTTTCAGCGACGACGAGCGTGCGGCCATCGCCTACGCCGACGCGATGACGACCGACCCGCACACGGTGACCGACCAGCAGATCGCCGACCTGAAGGCGCGCTTCGGCGAGGCGGGCGTGATCGAGCTGACCTACCAGATCGGGCTGGAGAACATGCGGGCCCGGATGAACTCCGCGCTGGGCATCACCGAGCAGGGCTTCAATTCCGGTGACGCGTGCCGCATCCCGTGGGCTGGCGGCGGGTCGCCGCGAGTGCCTAACCGGAACGCAGCGGGGAACCCGTGA
- a CDS encoding condensation domain-containing protein, with product MTSYTGLTDLPRRDDRRPEYRTEVLGADARLDQTRLRTAIEAVFAAHPALGTMFEPFLDKWATRPGGAWGWAIEPPGATVADAISRQRASFDMRTGRLFAVSLLPGARDRLVLTASSLAADRAAWQQVVDDMTTAYDHGVLTRES from the coding sequence ATGACCAGCTACACCGGCCTTACCGACCTGCCGCGCCGCGACGACCGCCGCCCGGAATACCGGACCGAGGTTCTGGGGGCCGACGCACGACTGGATCAGACGCGGCTGCGGACCGCGATCGAGGCGGTCTTCGCCGCTCACCCGGCGCTGGGCACCATGTTCGAACCGTTCCTCGACAAGTGGGCGACGCGTCCGGGTGGCGCCTGGGGCTGGGCGATCGAGCCGCCGGGCGCCACGGTCGCCGACGCGATCTCGCGGCAACGCGCGAGCTTCGACATGCGCACCGGCCGCTTGTTCGCGGTGTCACTGCTGCCCGGTGCCCGCGACCGGCTGGTGCTCACCGCCAGTTCTCTCGCCGCCGACCGGGCGGCCTGGCAGCAGGTGGTCGACGACATGACGACGGCCTATGACCACGGCGTGCTGACCCGCGAAAGCTAG